One genomic region from Cardiocondyla obscurior isolate alpha-2009 linkage group LG01, Cobs3.1, whole genome shotgun sequence encodes:
- the LOC139102506 gene encoding odorant receptor 13a-like encodes METSTVSRLVNIGLRAYGIWPYLPFTVLVRFFWVVILSVVQVFQYRYVVTHFQRGNFSDLMDGVSSTMAYSLLIVKLSILWVNQRTFFNILQMMALDWKKCVLTDCSLRITISRAKLSHRFSNYIIVLQLIAIILYCCGVLAVNTGDIQRLNVSAREHILKMKLPFRIDTSPMYVLTMVFEFIHLTMVAGGIALINSLIVILIVHIGGQIDILRDWLLKTFSKNVAHIVDKVTIKTLIEKHQQIIIFSKNIENLFTYIVLMLFVSDTLIICCLGFIIVTSIGTPNGPAILVRSVLFYVVINVEAFTYCFAGEYLNAKGKMIGDAAYDSLWYDGTTKKSRIVLFIILRSQKQLTITIGKIMDLSLERFASVVKASASYVSVLLAMN; translated from the exons ATGGAGACGAGTACCGTCAGTCGCTTGGTGAACATCGGTCTTCGTGCTTACGGCATCTGGCCGTATCTACCGTTCACCGTCTTAGTCCGATTCTTCTGGGTCGTGATCTTGAGCGTAGTACAAGTTTTTCAGTATCGGTACGTGGTGACACATTTTCAAAGAGGTAACTTCTCCGATTTGATGGATGGCGTGAGCAGTACCATGGCGTACAGTCTGTTGATCGTCAAGCTCAGTATTTTATGGGTAAATCAACG AACGTTTTTCAACATATTGCAAATGATGGCGTTGGACTGGAAGAAGTGCGTTTTGACTGATTGTAGCCTGCGTATTACGATTAGTAGAGCCAAGCTCTCGCACCGCTTTTCCAACTATATTATCGTTCTTCAGTTAATTGCTATAATTTTGTACTGCTGCGGTGTGCTTGCCGTTAATACCGGCGATATTCAGAGACTGAACGTGTCCGCGCGGGAGCACATCTTGAAGATGAAACTACCGTTTCGAATCGACACTTCTCCCATGTACGTGCTTACAATGGTCTTCGAGTTTATTCATCTCACAATGGTCGCCGGTGGAATTGCCTTGATAAACTCGCTCATCGTCATTCTG ATAGTGCACATCGGCGGTCAAATCGATATACTTCGCGACTGGCTGCTAAAAACTTTTTCCAAAAACGTGGCGCACATTGTGGATAAAGTCACGATAAAGACGTTAATAGAGAAGCATCAGCAGattatcatattttcaaaGAACATTGAAAATCTATTCACGTATATCGTGCTGATGCTCTTCGTGTCGGATACTCTCATTATATGCTGTCTAGGATTTATTATCGTCACT TCAATCGGTACGCCTAATGGACCAGCGATCTTAGTGAGGTccgtattattttacgttgtGATAAACGTCGAGGCATTTACATATTGTTTCGCTGGTGAATACTTGAATGCTAAG GGTAAAATGATTGGAGACGCGGCTTACGATTCTCTCTGGTACGACGGCACGACCAAAAAGAGTCGAAttgtgttatttattattctgaGATCGCAGAAACAATTAACTATTACAATTGGAAAAATCATGGATCTTTCCTTGGAACGGTTTGCTAGT gtTGTGAAGGCATCGGCGTCATATGTTTCCGTTTTATTAGCAATGAATTAA